The Fundidesulfovibrio magnetotacticus genome includes the window AGACGAGACATGCCCTCCACGGCCGAGCAAACCGTCTGGTCCCCCACGCGGCAGGACACCACCGAGTTGACGCCGAGGTATTCCACGGAGAGCACGCTGGCCGACCAGTTCCCTTCGGCAGAGATTTCCAGGTGTTCCGGCCGGATGCCTAGAAAACAGTCCGGGTGGGGCGCTCCGGGCGCGGCGGCGCCGGAGGCCCCCCGCACGCCGATGCCGTCCGGGCCCGAAGCCAGCCGGACCAGATTCATGGGCGGCGTGCCGATGAAACTGGCCGCGAAGAGGCTGGCAGGGGTGGTGTAGAGTTCCTCGGGGGTGCCGTTCTGCACGATGCCCCCGCCCTGCATGAGGATGATGCGGTCGGCCATGCTCATGGCTTCGGTCTGGTCGTGGGTGACGTAGACCATGGTCATGCCCAGGGAGAGTTGCAGGGCGCGGATTTCACGGCGCATCTCCTGGCGCAGTTTGGCGTCCAGGTTGGAGAGCGGTTCGTCCATGAGGCAGACCGGGGTCTCGGCCACCAGGGCTCGCCCCAGGGCGACGCGCTGCTGTTGCCCGCCCGAGAGCGCGGCGGGCTTGCGGTCCAGGAGTTCCCCCAGGCCCAGGATCCCCACGGCGCGGTCGAGCCTGCGGGCCTGCTCGTCCCGCGGAACCTTGCGCACCTTGAGGCCGAAAAGGATGTTCTCGCGCACGTTCAGGTGCGGAAACAAGGCATAGGACTGGAAAACCATCGCCAGACGCCGCTCCGAGGGGGAGAGGCCGGTCACGTCCTTGTCCGCGATGAAGATCCTGCCGGAACTGACCGTCTCCAGCCCGGCGATGAGGCGCAGGGTGGTGGACTTGCCGCACCCTGACGGTCCGAGCAGCACCATCAGGCTCCCTTCGGGCGCCACGAAGCTCACGTCGTCGACGGCGCGAACCTGACCCCAATGACGCGAAACGCTCTCAAGCCGTATCTGCGGCAAAACGACCTCCTGGCAAGCCTGAAAAGCCGGGACGTTCAGATTCGTACAAAGTTAGCCGGATCGTCACAAAAGTTCAAGCGATTAGAACCCGGGGCCGCCCGTCGAAGAAACCTCTGCCGCGCACAACATGCGGTTAGTACACCAGCGAAGACCTGTAAGCCAGCAACTTGACGAGCGGATGGCGATGCCGGGGCAAAGCGCGCGGCGTCGCGAAAGCGGAAATTCCCGCGCGGGCGTTCCGTGCAAGGCGCGCCGCCGGGACTCCGCGCGGATGCGGCCCGGACCCGGCGCGGGGACGCAGGCCCCGCAGCGCGGCGGCGACGTGTGGCGCGCAGGGAGCGGCAGAACGAGCCGACGCGTTCCGGACGTTGCGGCGAGCGTCCGGCGGGAGGGACTGGCGGGTGCGCCGTCAGCGTCGGATGCGCGGAAGGGCATGGCCCGAATGAACAAATTGCTGTCGGACGTTCGTGATGTTCAGAGCCGCAGGCCTCACGGCCCGAGAGGGAGGGGCGTCTACGCGGGAACAGGCGCGAGGGGCAAGAGGCCGCATCGGCCTTGGCCCGGCGGGATGCCCTGCGCCGCGCGCACCGGTGTCCCACCCTCAAGAAACGGGCGGGGGCCGGTTTCACCCGGGCGCATTTCGGGATTGGGGGACAGACGGTGCAGAGCGTCCTTGCTGATTACGCTCCGTGTCGCATCATGGGGTGGCAGGCCCGACACGTTGAAATTGTCTGGTGCCCGAGGCCGGACTCGAACCGGCACGACCCTTTCGGATCAAGGGATTTTAAGTCCCTGGCGTCTACCAATTCCACCACTCGGGCACGAGGGGTCCGCCTTCCTAGCTTCCGGGCCGCCCGTACGTCAATCGCGCCCCTTGGCCCCGGGCGCGCCTGCTGGTATGACCGCGCCATGCAACACCATCGCAACCGCCTGGTCATCCTGGGGCTCGACGGCCTGCCCTTCAGCCTCGCGCGGGAACTCTGCCGCGCCGGGAAGCTCCCCAACCTTGCCCGTGTGGCGCTCTCGCCCAACGCCCGCGCGCTGCGCGCCGAATTGCCCGAGCTCTCGCCCGTCAACTGGGCCAGCCTCGTCACCGGCCGGGACCCCGGCGGTCACGGCGTCTTCGGCTTCTCGCGCATCGACCCCGCCGCCTACGCCCTCTCGCTTACAGACTCCTCCGCCATCGCCGCGCCCACGCTCTTCGAGCGCATGGGCGAGAAGGGGCTCACCTCCAAGGTGATCAACCTCCCCGGGGCCTACCCCGCCCGGCCCATCCCGGGCATGCTCGTGGCCGGATTCGTGGCGCACGATCTTCAAAAGGCCGTTCATCCCCCCTTCCTGGCCTCCATCCTGGCCGGGGAGGGCTACGTGCTCGAAGCCGACACCACGCGCGGCGCCTCCGACCCCGACTACCTTTTGGCCCAGGCCCGGGCCACGCTGCGCTCCCGCGCCAAGGCCCTGGACCTCTTCTGGCCCGACCTCGCCTGGGACCTCTTCATGCTCGTGCTCACGGAGACCGACCGCATCTTCCATTTCTTCTATCCCGCCGTGGCCGAACCCCTGCACGCCCTGCACGGGCCCTTCATGGAGTTCATGGCCGAGTGGGACCGCGTGATCGGCCTGTTCCTGGACCGCTACGACGCCCTGCCGGAGCCAAAACGCCTGGTGGTCCTGGCCGATCACGGCTTCACCGCCTGCAAGGCCGAGGTGGACCTGAACGTCTGGCTCATGCAGAAGGGCCTGCTCTCCCTGCGCGAAAAGGGCGCGGGCGAATACGACAGCTCCGTCATCGCCCCGCACCAGACCGCCGCCTTCGCCCTGGACCCGGGGCGTGTCTACATCAACTGCAAGGAGCGCTTCGCCCGGGGCGTGTTCCACCAGTACGTGGCCGACAAGCTGCGCGCCGAGATCAAGGCCGGGCTGGAGGAGCTCACCGTGGACGGGGAAAGGGTCATGGCCGCCGTGCACGATCCCCGCGCCATCTACTCCGGCCCCCTGGCGTTCAAGGCCCCGGACCTGGTCTGCGAGCCCAATCCCGGCTTCTCGCTCACGGGGAAGTTCGACCGCACGGAGCTTTCCGGCTTTTACGGCCGCGCGGGCTGCCACACCGCCGGGGACGCCTTCTTCTTCGATTCGGCCGCCAGCGCTCCGGGGCGCGTGAGCGAGGCCGGACGCCAGCTTTTCGCCCACTTCGGCCTGGAGCCCTGACCCATGCCCATCGACTTCGCCGCACGGCTCAATCCCGCCCAGCTGGAGGCCGTCACCGCCACCGAAGGCCCCGTGCTGGTCATCGCCGGGGCGGGCTCAGGCAAGACGCGCACCCTGGTCTACCGCCTGGCCCGGCTGGTGAGCCAGGGCGTGGAGCCCTCGTCGATCCTTCTGCTCACCTTCACCCGCAAGGCCGCCGCCGAGATGCTCGCCCGGGCCGAGCGCCTGCTGGGCATGGCCCTGGGCGGCGTGCAGGGCGGAACGTTCCACGCCTTCTCCTTCGCCACCCTGCGCCGCAACCCCGAGGCCTCGGGCCATGCCGGAAGCCTGACCATCATGGACCGGGGCGACGCCGAGGAGGCCCTGAGCCACGTGATCGCGGAGCTGGGCGCGGGCAAGGGCGACAAGAGCTTCCCCAAGAAGGGCTTCGTCCTGGAGCTCATCAGCAAGAGCCGCAACAAGGAGCTGCCCATCCCGGAGATCCTCTCGCGCGAGTCCTACCAGCTCCTGCCCCACGCCGCCGCCCTGGAGGAGATCGCCCGCGGCTTCGAGCGCTACAAGCGGGGCCACGGGCTGCTGGACTACGACGACATGCTCTTCACCCTGGAGCAGGCCCTCACCCGCGACGCCGCCCTCCTGGAGCGCCTGCGCGAGCGCCACCGCTACCTCATGGTGGACGAATACCAGGACACCAACCTCGTGCAGGCCCGCCTCGTGAAGCTCCTGGCCGGGGAGCGCGGCAACGTGATGGCCGTGGGCGACGACGCCCAGTCCATCTACGCCTTCCGGGGGGCCAACGTGGAGAACATCCTCTCCTTCCCGCGCATCTACCCCGGCACGCGCGTGGTGCGCCTGGAGCAGAACTACCGCTCCACCCAGCCCATCCTGGACCTCACCAACGCCGTGTTGCGCCAGGCCAAGGACCGCTTCGACAAGAACCTCTTCTCCGAACGCCTGGCCGGCCCCAAGCCCGAGGTGGTCAAGGCCTATTCCGACCAGACCCAGGCCCAGCTGGCCGTGCGCCGCATCCGGGAACTCCGGCGCGAGCACCTGCCCTGCGAGATCGCCGTGCTCTTCCGGGCGGGGTACCAGTCCTACGCGCTGGAGCTGGCCCTGAACAAGGAGGGCGTCCCCTTCCAGAAGTACGGGGGCCTGCGCTTCTCGGAGGCGGCCCACGTGAAGGACGCCGTGGCCTTCCTGCGCGTGGTGCACAACCCCCGCGACGTGGTGGCCTGGAAGCGCGTGCTCGTGCTGGTGGACAAGGTGGGCGAGAAGACGGCACTCAAGATCGCCGCGTCCGCGCGCGAGGGCGACTTCCAGGCCCTGGACGCCCAACGCCGCAAGAACCCGGGGCTCGACGCCCTGTTCTCCTTCCTGGAGGAGCTGCGCGCCGATCCCGGCGGCCCGGCCTCGCTCCTGGAGCGGGCCGTGGTCTTCTACACGCCCACGCTCACCAGGCTCCATCCCGAGGACTATCCCCGCCGCCTGGCCGGGCTCGAACAGCTCTCCCAGATCGCGGCATCCTACGCCCACCTGGAAGCCTTCCTGGCCGACCTGGCCCTGGAGAACCCCGAGGAGGAGCGCAAAGGCGTGCGCGAGGACGCCGTGGTGCTCTCCACCGTGCACTCGGCCAAGGGCCTGGAGTGGCCCGCCGTGCTCATCCTGGACCTGGTGGACGAGCGCTTCCCCTCGCGCCACGCCCTGGCCCGGCCGGAAGACCTGGAGGAGGAGCGCCGCCTGCTCTACGTGGCCTGCACCCGCGCCAAGGATTCGCTCACCCTCTACGTGCCCGGCACGGTCTACAACCGCGCGGGCGGGGGCTCGCAGCCCGCCATGCCCAGCCTCTTCGTGCGCGAGCTGCCCCGCGAGTGCTTCACCGAGCTGCGCGAGACGTTTTCCGGCGGCCTCACGCCCGCCCTCCAGGCCCAGGCGGCAGCCGAGCCCAGGCCCTCCTGGGACGCGCCTTCCTCGGGCGGCTCGCGGTTTGCCTCGCGGGGCGTCGCCGCGCGCCAGCCCCTCGCGGCCGACCCCGACGATCCGCGCGCCGAGCCGGGGGGCTCGCCCTTCGCCAGCGCCTCGGACGCGTGCGGCACGGGCGCCATGAGCTACTGCAGCCACCGCATCTTCGGCCGGGGCAAGGTTGTGGCCGTGCTGGACGGCGGCAAATGCCGGGTGAACTTCCCCGGATTCGGCCTGAAGGTGATCCTGCGGGAATACCTGGAGATGGAGCCGTGAGCGTCCGCGCCCGGCTGTTCATCCTGCTGCTTCTTCTCTCCGTGGCGCCCGTGGTGCTTCTGCGCCTGAACGCCCAGCGCGCCCGCCTGGAACTCACCGACGACCTGGTGCGCCGCTCCCAGCATACCCTGGTGACCAAGGCCAAGGCCGCGCTGCTGCTCATGGTGGAGGACCACGCCGAGATGTGGCGGCGCGAAGCCCAGCTCCTGGAGCAGACCCTTCGGCTCCAGGCCCTGGGCGTGGAGCTGGCCCTGGCTCGGGGCGAAGGTCTGGAGGACGCCTACGGCCAGGCCCTGGGCGGGCACGAGAGCCTGATCCACGGGCAGGTCACCGTGTTCGAGGACGGGCGCGTCGATGTGCCCGAGGGGGCGCAACGGCCGCCCCGGGGCTTCGACGGGCGCAAGGCCGCCTGGTACCGTCTGGCCTGGGAGCGCGGCCGCCTCGTCTGGTTCGCTCCGGTGATCGACCCTTCCAGCCGTCGTGTGGGGCTCACGGTGGCCGTGCCCGTGCGCGACGCCTCGGGCCGGGCGGTGGGGGTCACGGCGCTCACCGCGCCGCTCTCCGTGGGCGAGACGGCGCGCAGCCACGCCCAGGCCGTGTCCGGGAGCGTGAAGAGCTTCCTGGTGAACATCGCCCATCCCGAGTCCGAGGCCAGGGGGCTGCGGGTGATCGGCGAGGCCGACGCCCTGGAGCACGGCCCTCCCGAAGCAGGCCACGGCATGGGGCGGCGCATGGGCATGCTGGGCCTTGCGGCCCCGCGCTGGCTCTCCATGGACGACCCCGCCGAACTCGCGGCCGTGCTGGCCGACCTGCGCGCGGGGAAAAGCGGCGTGCGCCAGGCGGAGCTGGACACCCGCGACGTGATCTGGGCCTACGCCCCCCTGCGCACCGAGGGCTACGCCCTGGTGATGACCGCGCCCAAGCGCGACGTGGCCGCCGAGGCGCGCCAGGCGGGCGAATACATCGAGACGCGCATCGAGAACCAGTTCCGGGAGACCTTCTTCGTGGCCCTGGGTCTGCTTTTGCTGGCCACGGCGGCCTCCTGGCTGGCGGCGCGTTCGGTCTCGCGCCCCCTGGTGGACCTGGCGCGCGCGGCCAAACGCCTGGGCCGGGGCGACTTCGAGGCCCGCGTGGAGCCCTCGGGCGGCGGAGAGATCGAGGCCCTGGGCCACGCCTTCAACCGCATGATCCCCGAACTCAAGGAGAACACCCGCCTGCGCGACGCCATGGCACTGGCCCGCGAGGTGCACGACCGCTTCATCCCCGAGCGTCTGCCCGACCTGCCGGGCCTGGACCTGGCCGGCTCCAGCACGGCCTGCAACGAGGCCGGCGGCGACTTCTACGACGTGCTCCCCGACGCCCACGGCCGCCCCGGCACGGCCGCGGCCCTGCTGGGCGACGTGTCCGGCCACGGCGTGGACGCGGCCCTGCTCATGGCCACGGCCCGGGCCTTCCTGCGCCAGCGCGCCCTCCAGCCCGGCGGCCCGGCCCGGGTGGTGCGGGACGTGAACACCCTGCTGTTCGCCGACACCGACGGCTCCGGGCGCTTCCTCACGCTCTTCTACCTGGAACTGGACGCCAAGGCCCGCCGTCTGCGCTGGGTGCGCGCCGGGCACGACCCGGCCATCCTCTACCGCCGCCGCCAGGACGCCTTCGAGGACCTGGGCGGCCCCGGCATTCCCCTGGGCGTGGTGGGCGAACGCCTCTGGCCGGAGTGCGAGCGCCCCTGGCCCGAGGCGGGCGACATCCTCCTGGTGGGGTCCGACGGCATCTGGGAGACCTGCTCGCCGGATGGGGAAATGTTCGGCAAGGAGCGCGTGCGCGAGGCGATCCGCCTGCGCCGCGAGGCCCCGGCCGCCGGGATCCGCGACGGCCTGCTGGCCGATCTGGCGGCTTTCCGGGGCGAAGCCCCGGCCGAGGACGACGTGACGCTGCTCGTGATCAAGGCTGCTGAAGGAGGAGAGATATGACCACCACCGAGAAAGACGCAAAATTCCGCTTCTGCCCGCTTCTGACCACGCCCGAAGGCAAGATGCGCTTCTGCCAGGGCGCGCAGTGCATGATGTGGCGCTGGTGCGGCGAGGAGGAGGGGGCCGAGGCTCCGGGTTTCTGCGGGCTGGCCAGCGCGCCCGCGGCCCTCTCGCGCCGCCAGGCAGGCGGCTTCCTGCGCGCCGAACCCCGAAAGGAACCCGAGAACCCCTTCGGCTAGGGGCCGGGGGCATGGACAGCGCAGGCCGATGGCGCTATCCCCCTGGAAATGCCTGCACAGTGGGAGGTGACCATGCGCCTGATGCTCCGCACGCTCGCGATCGCAGTGCTCGTCCTCAACGCCTGGCAGGCCCTGGCCGCCGACCAGCTCCCCCCGCGCTTCTTGCGCCTGCGCGACCTGGCCCCGGACATCGTCCAGGAGATGCGCTACCACGGCTGGCACAACTTCCTGGGCCGCCCCGTGAAAGGCTATGAAGACCCCGAGTGCATCCTGACCATCGACGCGGCCAAGGCCCTGATCGCCGTGCACGAGGAGCTGCGCGCCTCGGGCCTGGGCGTGAAGGTCTACGACTGCTACCGCCCCCAGCGCGCCGTGAACGACTTCGTGAGCTGGAGCCAGGTCCCGGAAGATCAGATCACCAAGGACGAATTCTACCCCCGGGTGGACAAGAAGGACTTCTTCGACCTGGGCTACGTGGCCAAGAAAAGCGGCCATTCGCGCGGCTCCACCGTGGACCTGACCATCATCCCCTGGCCGCCCCGCGAGGGCGAGGCCTACACGGCGGGGCAGCGGCTCATGCCCTGCAACGCCCCCTACCCGGAGCGCTTCCGCGACAACTCCCTGGACATGGGCACGGGCTTCGACTGCATGGACGTGCTGTCGCATTCGCTCACCCCGGATATCCCCTTCGTGGCCCAGAGCAACAGGATGCTCCTGCGCAGGCTGATGGAGAACAACGGCTTCTCCCCCTACGAGCAGGAGTGGTGGCACTTCACCCTGCGCAAGGAGCCCTTCCCCGACACCTACTTCGACTTTCCCGTGACCTCCGCCAGGAAGTGATGCTTCCCGGCGGGCCTCCCCCCAACGGCACGAACCGAAGCGGCAGGCCGCCCCACGCAGGCGCGCCCGGCCAGGAGCCAGCATGCGCAAGAGCGATCGTGAAGTTCTCGATCCCATAGTTGTGGAGGCCCTTTTGCAGCGGGCCGAATACGTGCATCTCGCCCTGCGCGACGGGGAGGAGACCTACAGCGTCCCCGTGAGCTTCGGCTACCGGGACCGGGCCCTCTATTTCCACGGCGCGGCCGAGGGCCGCAAGGCGCGGGCCTTGCGCGCCTGCGACCGCGTGAGCTTCTCGGCCGTGGTGGAATGCGAGCTTGCCCGCCAGATCAAGGCCTGCGCCTACTCGGCGCACTACAAGTCGGTGTGCGGCTCGGGCCGGGCCACCATCCTCACGGACCCCGAGGAGAAGGCGGCGGCCCTGGACGTGATCATGGGCCATTACGAAGGCCCCACGGGCCCCTATCCCCCCGAGATGCTCAAGCGCACCGAGGTGGTGCGTTTGGACGTGGAGGTGCTGTCGGGCAAGGCCAATCCCCCCTGGCAAGGCGGCGTGGAGCTCGACGACGACGAGTGCCTGGGCTGCGAGGACGCGGACGACGCCCTGGGCGCGGACTGATCAGTCCGCGCGCGTGAGGCGCGCCACGCACTCGATGTGCGGGGTGTGCGGGAAGAGGTCCACGGGGGTCACGCGCTCCACGCGGTAGGCCGGGGCCAGGCGGCCCAGGTCCCGGGCCAGGGTGGAGGGGTTGCAGGAGACGTAGACCACCCGGGGCGGCCTGGCCTGGGCCAGGGCCTGGAGGGCCTTGGGGTCCAGCCCCGCGCGGGGCGGGTCCAGCACGGCCGCGTGGGGGATGTCCTTGCGCCGAGCCAGCACGAGCTTCACGTCCCCGGCCTGGAAGAAGCAGTTGGTCAGGCCGTTGGCGGCTGCGTTGGCCTGGGCGTCCTCAACGGCGGCCTGGGAGATCTCGAAGCCCGTCACGCGCCCGGCCGTGCGCGCCAGGAAGAGGCTCAGGCCCCCCGCGCCGCAGCAGAGGTCCCAGGCGGTCTCGCCGGGCGCGAGGGCGGCGGCCTCGGCGGCCCGGGCGTAGAGCAGGGCGGCGGCACGGGTGTTGGTCTGGAAGAAGGAATCGATGCCCACGCGCAGGGCTAAGCCGTCCAGGGACTCCTCAAGGAAGTCGTTGCCCAGGGTGAAGGCCCGGTGCTCGGCCTGGGCGATGTCGGCCCGGTCGGCGCGCACGCCCAGCACCAGCCCGTCCAGGTCCGGGCAGTCGCGCATGAGGGCCTCGCAGAGGGGGCGCAGCCGCTTGAAGGGCGCTTTGGGGCCCACGATGATCTGGGCCAGCCAGCGCCCCGTGGTTTCGCTCGCGCGCAACACCAGATGCCGCCAAGTCCCCGTGCCCGTGCGCCCGAAGTAGGGCGGCAGCTGGGTCTTGGCGGCCATGGCGCGCACGGCCGCCACCAGGGCCATGGCGGGCGCCGGCATGAGCCCGCACGCGCAGACCTCCACGATGCGCGAGGGGTCGAAGCGGCCGCGCAGGCCCAACGTGGGGCCGGGGCCGAAGGCGAACTCCATCTTGTTGCGGTAGCCCCGCGTGAGCGGCGAGGGCACGGTCTCGTCCACGGGGGGGGTGAGCCCGGCCAGGCGTTCCAGCTGTTCGGCCACGATCTGGCGCTTCCAGTCCAGCTGGGCCTCGTAGGCCGCGTCCTGCCAGGAGCAGCCGCCGCAGGGGCCGTAATGGGGGCAGAAGGGCTCCACGGCGTGGGGCGAGGGCTCAAGCACCTGTTCGGCCACGGCACGGAGGCAGCGGGGATCGTCCTTGACCACGCGGGCCAGCACCCGCGAACCGGGAAGCCCGCCCTCCACGAAGGCCACGCGGCCCTCCAGGCGGGCCAGGCCCGCGCCGCCGAAGGCCGGACGTTCGATGGAAAGTTCCAGAAGTTGCGCCATGGGGGCATCATGCCCGGCGAATCCGGCGGCGGCAAGCCCGGCGTGATCCCCTGCGAGGCGGCCTCGGGGCCGCGCGGCCTGGGCGTGCGCTTGTGGGAGGCGGGGAAGGGGGGTAAGGGATGCGCCAAGGAGTCCGCGCATGAAGACGCTCACCGCCCTGCTGACGCTCTGTTTCGCAGCCCTGGCGTTCCAGCCCCGGGCACTGGCCCAGGACTGGCAGCTGCGCGACATTTGCGACCTGCGCAAGTCCCCGCCCGCCGGGCGTCCGGCCGGGTGCGCGCGTCTGGCCGCCGACGTGCTGGCCCTGCTGCCCGAGAAGGCCGGGCCGGGCAACCTGGCCCTGCTGGCCGACTTCTCCGACAACCTGGAGAAGGCCGGAGCGGGCTGGGACAACCCCTGCCGCGACCCCGGCCGCTGCCCGGACTTCGCCTATTCCATCCGCTACGCCATGGTGCCCCGCAAGGAGGTGACCATCCCCAAGGACAAGGTCTACACGGCCTACGTCTGCCGCGAGGGCTTCTCGGCCACCGGCCAGGACGACGGCGCGTGCCGGAGCAAGCTCGTGAAGGTGCTGCGCGAAATGATCGTGCGGGCGCGCAAGGAGGGGATGTTCCTGGCGCTGCTCAAGTGCGGGGCCTCCGAGGGCGAGGCCGTGCGACCCGACGGCGCGGGGGTGATGGGCTTCGAGCTCATGTACGCCTTCGTGCCCCTGCCGGGCATGATTTCCGGACCGCCCTCGGTCCCTTCCGCGGTCTCTCCGACGGACCCTGCCCTGGGCGCGCGCCAGCCCCTGAGCCAGATCGCAGCTTCCGCCGCCGCCCCGGCGCAGGAGGCCAGGAAGCCCGCCCCGCAGGGGGCGCAGCCGCCGGTTCCGGCCCAGGTTCCAACCCCTGCTCCCGCTCCCGCTCCGGCGCAGCCGCCTGTCTACCCGCCCGAGCTCCACGGGGCCGACGGCGAGGTGGTGTTCCAGGTGGCCGCGCTGCCCACCCTGGTGCAGGCCGAGGCCGTGGCCGACCGCCTGGCGAGCCAGGGCGTGGAAACCAGCTTCGAACAGGCCCAGGTGAACGGACGCGACGTCTACCGCGTGCTGGCGCGCTCCTCCGGCAGCCCCGAGGCCCTGCGCCGCAGGCTGGCCGAACTGGGCTACCCCGGGGCCTTCCCCAGGCGCTGACCTGGCCCGCCCCCAGCCGCTGCCCGCTTGACAGCGGCTGGCCGAAAAGGGATTCTCCGCCAATGATGGAGGACACGGGCCGCGCGTCCGGCCCCCAGACGCGCACCACCCTTGCAGGAGGCCGGACATGGCGCAGAGCCGATACGCCCGTTTCGAGTTCGACGTGGAGGGCCAGCCGGCCGGGCGCTTCCAGGTGGTGGAGTTCCAGGGGCAGGACGCCCTCTCAACGCCCTACGCCTTCACGATCACGCTGATCTGCCAGGGCCAGGGGCCGTCCCCGGCCGAGGTGGTGCGGCGCAAGGCCACCCTGCGCATCAACGGCGAAACCACCTCGAACGCCTACTCCGGGGTGGTCTTCGCCTACCAGTACATCCAGAGCCGGGGCGACGTGAGCTTCTTCCGGGCCGTGCTTTCGCCCGGCTTCAAGCTCCTGACGTACACCCGGCAGAATCAGATCTTCCTGGACCAGAGCCTGCCGCAGATCCTCTCCACGGTGTTCGGCCAGTGCCGGTTCACGGCCTTCGACCTGCGCCTGTCGGCCGATTATCCCCCCCTGGAATTCGTGTGCCAGTACAACGAGTCCTGCCTGGACTTCGTCTCGCGCCTCATGGAGCACCAGGGCATCTACTACGCTTTCGAGGAGCAGGAGGCGGGCGAGGTGCTTGTGGTCACCGATTCGCTCATGAGCCACACCCCCCTCTCGGCAACGCCCTGCCTCTACCTGCCGCCCTCGGGCATGGACGACCCCCAGCGCGAGAGCGCCGTGCACCAGCTGGTGCTCGACCACAGGATCGTGCCCGCCGTCGTGGTGCTCAAAGACTACAACTACCTGCGCCCGGACCTGGAACTCCTGGCCGAGGCCCCCGTGGCCCCGGACGGCGTGGGAGTGCACTACCACTACGGCGACCACTTCCTCACCCAGGACGAGGGCGCGCGCCTGGCGCGCATCCGCGCCGAGGAGCTGCTGGCCGGGCAGGAGGTCTTCGCGGGCGCGAGCACGGCCATGCTCCTGCGCGCGGGCGGCCTGGTCACCCTGGCGGGCCACCCCCTGGAGGCCTGCAACATCCAGATGCTCGTCACCGGCGTGGAGCACAAGGGCCGCGACAAGACCCCTCTCACCGCAGGCCTGGAGCACGCCGCCACCGCCTCGGACCAGGAAAACTACTACCGCAACACCTTCCATTCCATGGCGTCCCGGCGGCAGTTCCGCCCGGCGCGCTCCACGCCCCGCCCGCGCATCGCCGGCCAGTTCCACGCCAAGGTGGACGCCGAGGGCGAGGGCCAGTACGCCATGATCGACGACCTGGGGCGCTACAAGGTGCGCCTGCCTTTCGACCTGGCCGGACGCCCCGAAGGCCAGGCCTCCTGCTGGCTGCGCCTGGCCGAGCCCTACGCCGGACCCAGGTACGGCCTGCACTTCCCCCTGCTCAAGGGCACCGAGGTGCTGCTCTCCTTCATCGACGGCGACCCGGACCGGCCCGTGATCACCTCCGCCGTGCACAACGGCCAGAACCTCAACCACGTGCGCTCCAACACCAACGCCATCAACGCCATCAAGTCCGCCGCCAACAACCAGATCGTCATGGGCGACCTCCAGGGCCAGGAGTTCATCGGCCTCTATTCGCCCTTCCACGAGACGAGCATCGCCCTGGGCTCCACCAAGCCCGGCGGCGGGGGCAGCATGGAGTTCAAGACCAAGGGCGAGAGCCAGACCCTGGTGCTGGGCGACGAGAACAAGCTCGTGGGCGGCACGTCCATCGAGGGCACGGCGGGCGTGAAGGCCGAGATCACGGCGGG containing:
- a CDS encoding ABC transporter ATP-binding protein, which codes for MPQIRLESVSRHWGQVRAVDDVSFVAPEGSLMVLLGPSGCGKSTTLRLIAGLETVSSGRIFIADKDVTGLSPSERRLAMVFQSYALFPHLNVRENILFGLKVRKVPRDEQARRLDRAVGILGLGELLDRKPAALSGGQQQRVALGRALVAETPVCLMDEPLSNLDAKLRQEMRREIRALQLSLGMTMVYVTHDQTEAMSMADRIILMQGGGIVQNGTPEELYTTPASLFAASFIGTPPMNLVRLASGPDGIGVRGASGAAAPGAPHPDCFLGIRPEHLEISAEGNWSASVLSVEYLGVNSVVSCRVGDQTVCSAVEGMSRLGPGQEVRLRFDESRAHYFHADTGLRIGGRDPRGTR
- a CDS encoding alkaline phosphatase family protein, with protein sequence MQHHRNRLVILGLDGLPFSLARELCRAGKLPNLARVALSPNARALRAELPELSPVNWASLVTGRDPGGHGVFGFSRIDPAAYALSLTDSSAIAAPTLFERMGEKGLTSKVINLPGAYPARPIPGMLVAGFVAHDLQKAVHPPFLASILAGEGYVLEADTTRGASDPDYLLAQARATLRSRAKALDLFWPDLAWDLFMLVLTETDRIFHFFYPAVAEPLHALHGPFMEFMAEWDRVIGLFLDRYDALPEPKRLVVLADHGFTACKAEVDLNVWLMQKGLLSLREKGAGEYDSSVIAPHQTAAFALDPGRVYINCKERFARGVFHQYVADKLRAEIKAGLEELTVDGERVMAAVHDPRAIYSGPLAFKAPDLVCEPNPGFSLTGKFDRTELSGFYGRAGCHTAGDAFFFDSAASAPGRVSEAGRQLFAHFGLEP
- a CDS encoding ATP-dependent helicase: MPIDFAARLNPAQLEAVTATEGPVLVIAGAGSGKTRTLVYRLARLVSQGVEPSSILLLTFTRKAAAEMLARAERLLGMALGGVQGGTFHAFSFATLRRNPEASGHAGSLTIMDRGDAEEALSHVIAELGAGKGDKSFPKKGFVLELISKSRNKELPIPEILSRESYQLLPHAAALEEIARGFERYKRGHGLLDYDDMLFTLEQALTRDAALLERLRERHRYLMVDEYQDTNLVQARLVKLLAGERGNVMAVGDDAQSIYAFRGANVENILSFPRIYPGTRVVRLEQNYRSTQPILDLTNAVLRQAKDRFDKNLFSERLAGPKPEVVKAYSDQTQAQLAVRRIRELRREHLPCEIAVLFRAGYQSYALELALNKEGVPFQKYGGLRFSEAAHVKDAVAFLRVVHNPRDVVAWKRVLVLVDKVGEKTALKIAASAREGDFQALDAQRRKNPGLDALFSFLEELRADPGGPASLLERAVVFYTPTLTRLHPEDYPRRLAGLEQLSQIAASYAHLEAFLADLALENPEEERKGVREDAVVLSTVHSAKGLEWPAVLILDLVDERFPSRHALARPEDLEEERRLLYVACTRAKDSLTLYVPGTVYNRAGGGSQPAMPSLFVRELPRECFTELRETFSGGLTPALQAQAAAEPRPSWDAPSSGGSRFASRGVAARQPLAADPDDPRAEPGGSPFASASDACGTGAMSYCSHRIFGRGKVVAVLDGGKCRVNFPGFGLKVILREYLEMEP
- a CDS encoding SpoIIE family protein phosphatase yields the protein MSVRARLFILLLLLSVAPVVLLRLNAQRARLELTDDLVRRSQHTLVTKAKAALLLMVEDHAEMWRREAQLLEQTLRLQALGVELALARGEGLEDAYGQALGGHESLIHGQVTVFEDGRVDVPEGAQRPPRGFDGRKAAWYRLAWERGRLVWFAPVIDPSSRRVGLTVAVPVRDASGRAVGVTALTAPLSVGETARSHAQAVSGSVKSFLVNIAHPESEARGLRVIGEADALEHGPPEAGHGMGRRMGMLGLAAPRWLSMDDPAELAAVLADLRAGKSGVRQAELDTRDVIWAYAPLRTEGYALVMTAPKRDVAAEARQAGEYIETRIENQFRETFFVALGLLLLATAASWLAARSVSRPLVDLARAAKRLGRGDFEARVEPSGGGEIEALGHAFNRMIPELKENTRLRDAMALAREVHDRFIPERLPDLPGLDLAGSSTACNEAGGDFYDVLPDAHGRPGTAAALLGDVSGHGVDAALLMATARAFLRQRALQPGGPARVVRDVNTLLFADTDGSGRFLTLFYLELDAKARRLRWVRAGHDPAILYRRRQDAFEDLGGPGIPLGVVGERLWPECERPWPEAGDILLVGSDGIWETCSPDGEMFGKERVREAIRLRREAPAAGIRDGLLADLAAFRGEAPAEDDVTLLVIKAAEGGEI
- a CDS encoding M15 family metallopeptidase; translation: MRLMLRTLAIAVLVLNAWQALAADQLPPRFLRLRDLAPDIVQEMRYHGWHNFLGRPVKGYEDPECILTIDAAKALIAVHEELRASGLGVKVYDCYRPQRAVNDFVSWSQVPEDQITKDEFYPRVDKKDFFDLGYVAKKSGHSRGSTVDLTIIPWPPREGEAYTAGQRLMPCNAPYPERFRDNSLDMGTGFDCMDVLSHSLTPDIPFVAQSNRMLLRRLMENNGFSPYEQEWWHFTLRKEPFPDTYFDFPVTSARK